The Bacteroidota bacterium genome window below encodes:
- a CDS encoding organic solvent tolerance protein OstA has product MKLNAFIRILLSLVSIFICDSITAQKSDKIELIHADVSEFDQSLNAKATRLIGNVAFKHQNAFMYCDSAYLFRDENRLEAYNNIRITQGDSITLTGKRLNYDGNSKVAHVIDNVIMSDRKMTLNTSQLDYNLESDVASYSDSAHIVDGENVLTSKLGYFFSSTHDLFFRRDVRLVNPKYTMTCDTLRYNTVNKTAFFLGPTQIISKDNIIYCESGWYNTETQKSNFNKNSYLQTKEQRLQGDSVFYDRLKGIGKVFGNVAITDTVNRIIISGDYGEYHELTDSSWVTGQAMMTQIIDGDSLFLHGDTLLAIGENKIDSTNRKKNIFAFHHVKLFKDDLQGSCDSLVYLASDSTIRLYTDPVIWSGTNQLFADSITLQTSNSEITFIYLTGNSFIASKADSVAVEILDSLRFNQIRGKNMVGVLSDNKLYRIDVTGNGQTIYYAKNKNEKNFGVNRADCSDLTIYIEENKVKGISLLNQPDGTLYPIKELSLNELRLKGFSWFEDKRPKTKEDIFRN; this is encoded by the coding sequence GTGAAATTAAACGCATTTATCAGGATCCTTTTGAGCCTGGTCTCAATATTTATTTGTGATTCAATCACTGCACAGAAAAGTGATAAAATTGAATTGATTCATGCTGACGTGAGCGAATTTGACCAGTCCTTAAATGCAAAAGCAACGCGTTTGATCGGTAATGTTGCTTTTAAACATCAGAATGCTTTTATGTATTGCGACAGTGCATATCTTTTCCGGGATGAGAACCGACTGGAAGCTTACAATAACATTCGTATAACACAAGGCGATAGCATTACTCTTACAGGAAAGAGGCTGAATTACGATGGTAATTCAAAAGTCGCCCATGTAATTGATAATGTTATAATGTCAGATCGAAAGATGACTTTGAATACATCGCAACTTGATTACAACCTTGAATCAGATGTTGCATCTTATTCTGACAGTGCACATATTGTGGATGGTGAAAATGTATTGACCAGCAAACTTGGATATTTTTTTAGTTCTACTCATGACCTTTTCTTCAGAAGAGATGTTAGATTAGTCAATCCGAAATATACAATGACCTGTGATACTCTTCGATATAATACAGTAAACAAAACAGCATTTTTTCTTGGACCAACGCAGATCATTTCAAAAGACAATATTATTTATTGTGAAAGCGGTTGGTACAACACCGAAACTCAGAAATCAAATTTCAACAAGAATTCTTATCTGCAAACGAAAGAACAACGTCTGCAGGGCGACTCTGTATTCTATGACCGGTTAAAAGGCATTGGAAAAGTTTTTGGTAATGTAGCAATAACTGATACTGTAAACAGAATTATTATCAGCGGTGATTATGGTGAATATCATGAACTGACAGACAGTAGCTGGGTAACAGGTCAGGCAATGATGACACAGATCATTGATGGCGATTCTTTATTTTTACATGGTGACACACTACTTGCTATTGGTGAAAATAAAATTGATTCAACAAACCGTAAAAAAAATATTTTTGCATTCCATCATGTAAAACTGTTCAAAGACGATCTGCAAGGATCATGTGATTCATTAGTATACCTGGCCTCAGATTCTACTATCCGCCTGTATACTGACCCTGTTATCTGGTCCGGTACGAATCAACTTTTCGCAGACAGCATTACACTTCAGACATCGAATTCTGAAATTACATTCATTTATTTGACCGGGAATTCATTCATAGCTTCAAAAGCAGATAGTGTCGCAGTTGAAATTTTAGATTCATTACGGTTTAATCAGATAAGAGGTAAAAATATGGTAGGTGTACTTTCTGATAATAAACTTTACAGAATTGATGTTACAGGAAATGGTCAGACGATCTATTATGCAAAAAATAAGAATGAAAAAAACTTTGGAGTAAACCGAGCTGATTGCAGTGACCTTACAATTTATATAGAAGAGAATAAAGTCAAAGGGATCTCACTTCTCAATCAGCCGGACGGCACCCTCTACCCTATTAAAGAACTTTCCTTAAATGAACTTCGTCTTAAAGGCTTTTCATGGTTTGAAGACAAGAGACCTAAAACCAAAGAAGATATTTTCAGAAATTAA
- a CDS encoding serine hydrolase — translation MKLLTKSVPAYILFLTIFIAGGIILYQKLHPVKVIEQVELKDACDFQIIRNSNYKFIRPLILGDRNCEDEIYNVLKSNLNGYLDSEKSNGALKSASVYVREFDQGKWFSINPSETFSPGSMMKIATLITYLKDSEHNPDLLNQRIQFKATYSEMPVQSIVSGHLTSGRFYTVKELMEAMIIDSDNDATMLLSQRMNANTYFDLCRSLNLSVPTKEQVDYPITSSECSRFLRVIFNSSYLESQNSEYAMNLLTKSKFHDGLTKLLPETISIAHKFGEKFNPIEQQLHETAIIYTANKPYLITVMTRGSDQQKLKTVLNSISKQVYDFMAAR, via the coding sequence ATGAAATTACTTACTAAAAGTGTTCCTGCCTATATTTTATTTTTAACAATATTCATAGCCGGAGGAATCATACTTTATCAAAAGCTTCATCCTGTAAAAGTAATCGAACAAGTTGAATTAAAAGATGCTTGTGATTTTCAAATAATTAGAAATTCTAATTATAAGTTTATCCGACCATTAATTCTTGGTGATAGAAACTGTGAGGATGAAATATATAATGTCCTGAAGTCAAATCTGAATGGATATCTGGATTCAGAAAAATCAAACGGTGCATTAAAGTCAGCTTCAGTTTATGTCCGTGAATTTGATCAAGGTAAATGGTTCTCTATAAATCCTTCAGAAACATTCAGTCCGGGCAGTATGATGAAGATCGCTACACTGATCACCTATCTGAAAGACTCTGAACATAACCCTGACCTTTTAAATCAACGAATCCAGTTCAAAGCAACTTATAGTGAAATGCCGGTTCAATCAATTGTTTCGGGTCATTTAACTTCAGGAAGATTTTACACTGTAAAAGAATTGATGGAAGCCATGATCATTGATTCAGATAATGATGCTACAATGCTTCTGAGTCAGAGAATGAACGCCAATACTTATTTTGATTTGTGCAGATCGCTTAACCTTTCTGTACCTACCAAAGAGCAAGTTGATTATCCGATTACTTCATCTGAGTGCAGCAGATTTTTACGCGTAATCTTCAATTCATCATATCTTGAATCCCAAAATTCAGAATATGCGATGAATCTCTTGACTAAATCAAAATTTCACGACGGCTTAACCAAACTTCTTCCGGAAACAATTTCTATTGCACATAAGTTTGGAGAAAAGTTCAATCCGATTGAACAACAATTGCATGAAACGGCAATAATCTATACTGCTAATAAACCCTATCTGATCACTGTGATGACCAGAGGTTCCGATCAGCAGAAATTGAAAACTGTCCTTAATTCGATTAGTAAGCAGGTATACGATTTTATGGCTGCCCGCTAA
- a CDS encoding DEAD/DEAH box helicase family protein, which produces MPCAGRQNSDASDDVVPPAPLSGIQLKALQEIKTSYEKHDVTLLHGVTSSGKTELYIHLIEEAVQAGKQVLYLLPEIALTTQMITLGYKSILEKCWCLS; this is translated from the coding sequence ATTCCATGTGCAGGTCGACAGAATTCTGATGCATCAGACGATGTTGTTCCGCCTGCACCCTTATCCGGTATTCAACTTAAAGCGCTACAAGAAATAAAAACGTCCTATGAAAAACACGATGTCACTTTATTGCATGGTGTAACTTCAAGCGGAAAAACAGAACTTTATATTCACCTCATCGAAGAAGCTGTTCAGGCAGGAAAACAAGTACTTTATCTTTTGCCTGAAATCGCATTGACTACTCAAATGATCACTTTAGGTTACAAAAGCATTTTGGAAAAGTGTTGGTGTTTATCATAG
- a CDS encoding gliding motility-associated C-terminal domain-containing protein encodes MAVGYGTQGCAAFDSVLIDYCPCLDDLDSIPNVFTPNGDNVNDFYEMKSLCYFEQFRIIIFNRWGKKMYESNNPGFKWDGRTEGGTEASEGVYYWIMDTRSGQLHGFLELIRK; translated from the coding sequence GTGGCTGTTGGATATGGAACACAAGGCTGTGCAGCATTCGATTCAGTACTGATCGATTATTGTCCTTGCCTCGATGATCTTGATAGTATTCCAAACGTCTTTACTCCTAATGGTGATAACGTCAATGATTTTTATGAAATGAAATCACTGTGTTATTTCGAACAATTCAGAATCATCATCTTCAATCGTTGGGGTAAAAAAATGTATGAGTCCAATAATCCCGGATTCAAATGGGATGGTAGAACCGAAGGCGGAACAGAAGCATCAGAAGGAGTTTACTATTGGATCATGGATACTCGTTCGGGGCAGCTTCACGGTTTCCTTGAGTTGATAAGAAAGTAA
- a CDS encoding PKD domain-containing protein: protein MILTNSLGCTDTVTQTGAVVVAGPTGSFSFTPNFGCSPLTVDFTGVASGSSSFAWDFTDGNVINGSSQLNVSHTYYNEGTYTPQFYLGFQLTNSFCYIPVDTAGTITVTSDIVATIDSSLICITDGGESSVQVYVDDPTFGPYTYSWNPASFVSDGTDLAGSEGFNLTTSGFSQYLQWLLDMEHKAVQHSIQY, encoded by the coding sequence TTGATACTTACTAATAGTTTAGGTTGCACTGATACTGTTACACAAACAGGAGCTGTAGTCGTTGCCGGACCAACCGGGTCATTTAGCTTTACACCAAATTTTGGTTGTTCGCCTTTAACGGTTGATTTTACAGGAGTAGCGTCGGGATCATCATCATTCGCATGGGATTTTACAGATGGTAATGTTATTAATGGTTCCTCACAATTAAATGTAAGTCACACTTACTATAACGAAGGAACATACACGCCACAATTCTATTTGGGTTTTCAATTGACAAATAGTTTCTGTTATATACCTGTAGATACAGCAGGAACAATTACAGTTACATCAGACATTGTTGCTACTATCGATTCTTCCTTGATATGTATTACCGATGGTGGTGAATCTTCAGTTCAGGTTTATGTTGACGATCCGACATTTGGTCCTTACACATATTCATGGAATCCTGCATCTTTTGTATCAGACGGAACTGATCTGGCAGGTAGTGAAGGATTCAATCTTACTACTTCCGGTTTCAGTCAGTATTTACAGTGGCTGTTGGATATGGAACACAAGGCTGTGCAGCATTCGATTCAGTACTGA